One genomic window of Bacteroidales bacterium includes the following:
- a CDS encoding transpeptidase family protein has protein sequence MERSKQSKISFKYFLISVIVVVMCLFVIGKVIKIIFIEGEGWNKKSEAAIMKDVKIPAHRGNILSADDEIVASTIKEYKLFFDFRDIKDNGKYVRVPHPDTLNKYIDAFCLAISKKLGDKSASEYKKKLLKGYKNKSGRINLSPKVVSYLDLLEIKKFPLVNKGGGATGFFVESQEKREMPFGKVASRTIGRLKNGKAEYGIELAYDSILRGKDGKADFRIIRKQPVEIRGTEIPKVNGCDIRTTIDLTIQYHAEEALLRKLKEVDADNGSVIVMEVETGAVKAIANYSRIKEGKFGESRNFAISGLYQPGSTFKTVAITAALDDGVTTPTEIFDTEDGTYTHRHPNGRNSKQIRDWNAHRGGFGPISVTRIMEESSNIGTAKVVLKGYENNPQKFLDKLDQMGINEKVDLKLIGQAYPQIPKLSSKLWSYTTLPWMSFGYNIQVPPIYSLMFYNAIANGGKMISPIFVTDILKEGKVIEHIDSKVVREQICKPKTITQVREILTSVVQNGTAQNLKSPNVAIAGKTGTVIIYPGEFGYDPNARTHRVSFCGYFPDDEKPKYSCIVVVTRPRGVYPSAGPIAGGVLKEIAENMYALGYLNEAPQLQAGDETKRGPKISKGIDSITETLCDSLNIEYTAEHNEEITTDTCDVESNDIITLPSVIGMGIRDAIYTLENSGVKVTAQGRGYVKQQIPARGTPYNKGDEVIIILEN, from the coding sequence ATGGAGAGAAGTAAACAAAGCAAAATATCATTCAAATATTTTCTTATATCGGTGATAGTCGTAGTAATGTGCCTCTTCGTTATAGGAAAAGTTATCAAAATAATATTTATTGAGGGAGAGGGTTGGAATAAGAAGTCTGAAGCTGCCATAATGAAAGATGTAAAAATTCCCGCCCATCGAGGAAACATATTATCTGCAGATGATGAAATAGTAGCAAGTACAATAAAGGAGTATAAACTCTTCTTCGACTTTAGAGATATTAAAGATAACGGAAAGTATGTAAGAGTTCCTCACCCCGACACTTTGAATAAATATATCGATGCTTTCTGTCTGGCAATTTCTAAAAAATTGGGAGATAAGAGTGCATCGGAATACAAGAAAAAATTATTAAAAGGATATAAGAATAAATCAGGAAGAATAAACTTAAGTCCCAAAGTTGTCTCATACCTTGATTTACTTGAAATAAAGAAGTTCCCTTTGGTAAATAAAGGAGGTGGTGCTACTGGATTCTTTGTAGAATCACAGGAGAAGAGAGAGATGCCATTCGGTAAAGTTGCATCACGAACCATAGGAAGGCTTAAAAATGGTAAAGCCGAATATGGTATTGAGTTGGCTTACGACTCAATTCTAAGGGGGAAAGACGGGAAAGCCGATTTCAGAATCATTAGGAAACAACCCGTAGAAATAAGAGGTACCGAAATTCCTAAAGTGAATGGTTGCGATATACGCACCACAATTGACCTAACAATACAATATCACGCCGAAGAGGCCCTTTTAAGGAAATTAAAAGAGGTTGATGCTGATAATGGTAGCGTAATAGTAATGGAGGTAGAGACAGGAGCCGTAAAAGCAATTGCCAACTACTCAAGAATAAAAGAGGGAAAATTTGGAGAGTCACGAAATTTTGCCATAAGTGGATTATATCAACCAGGCTCAACCTTTAAGACCGTTGCAATAACTGCGGCATTAGATGATGGAGTAACAACTCCTACCGAGATATTTGACACAGAGGATGGAACATACACACACCGTCATCCCAATGGTAGAAATTCAAAACAGATACGAGATTGGAATGCCCATAGAGGTGGCTTTGGTCCAATATCTGTAACCCGAATCATGGAAGAGTCATCAAATATAGGAACAGCAAAAGTTGTTCTAAAAGGATATGAAAATAACCCTCAAAAGTTTCTTGACAAACTCGACCAGATGGGAATAAACGAAAAAGTAGATTTGAAATTAATTGGACAAGCATATCCACAAATTCCCAAATTATCAAGCAAACTTTGGAGTTATACCACACTTCCATGGATGAGTTTCGGATATAATATCCAAGTTCCTCCAATATACTCTTTAATGTTTTATAATGCCATAGCAAATGGAGGTAAAATGATTTCACCAATATTTGTTACTGACATTCTAAAAGAGGGAAAAGTAATAGAGCATATAGATAGCAAAGTTGTTAGGGAACAGATATGTAAACCTAAAACAATAACTCAAGTAAGAGAAATTCTAACTAGTGTTGTTCAAAACGGAACAGCACAAAACCTGAAATCACCAAATGTAGCTATTGCAGGAAAAACAGGAACAGTTATAATATATCCGGGAGAGTTTGGATACGATCCAAACGCAAGAACACACAGAGTATCGTTCTGTGGGTACTTCCCCGATGATGAGAAACCCAAATACTCATGTATAGTTGTGGTTACACGTCCAAGAGGAGTATATCCATCGGCAGGACCAATTGCAGGAGGAGTTCTCAAAGAGATAGCTGAGAATATGTACGCATTAGGGTACTTAAACGAAGCTCCACAATTACAAGCAGGAGATGAGACAAAAAGAGGACCTAAGATATCAAAAGGAATAGATAGCATAACAGAAACATTGTGCGACTCTTTAAATATAGAATACACAGCAGAACACAACGAAGAGATTACAACAGACACCTGCGATGTTGAAAGTAACGACATAATAACATTGCCATCAGTTATAGGTATGGGTATAAGAGATGCCATATATACATTAGAAAATTCAGGCGTA